CCGCGACCCCGAGGCCGCCACCGCCGCGTTCGACCACATGCTCGACCAGACCACCGAAGGCGGCACCCTCGAACGCGCCCTCGGCCACCCAGAACAATCTGAAATGCCCCTCGGCCCGGACTTCCTCGAAGACCTCCACTGGAACCTCACCCGCCTCATCGGCCCCATGGCCGACGTCCTCATCCCCGAAGCCGCCAGCGAACTCGGCCTCGACCCCGACGCCCTGACCCGCACCCACCTCACCCGCTACCTCGCCAACCTCGCCCGGCAACTCCCCGACGGCAAACAGGCCGAATGGACCGCCCTGAGCGGATTACTGGAGAAACGCTATGGATGAAGGCCCACGCCCTCCCATACGTCATCTGACGCAGGTCAGCGAGGAGAGATCTCCCTACACTGAGCCCATGATCTGGCGCGACGACACGCAGTAGGCCCCACCGGAGGGGGCCTGCCATGGCCAACAAAATCTGGAAGCGGGAGCGACACACTCGCCGCATTGCCGCTCGTCGCCTCAACCTTCAGCTGTACGGATTTAAGTTCAGAAACTGGTCCTCGCCAGAGGTGGATCAGGCGTGGCCGCGCGCCTGCTGGACATGGATCGGCCAGTTCGATCAGCATTGGGAAGCGCAGGTGTGCGCCTCACGCCACCCGGGCTCCCGCCTGATCACTGTCCGCCGAACTCGCAAGGGGCGAACCCGGATCATCTACCACCGGGTCGGGTATGTCCAGCGGCGGGGCGCTTCGTTTCGCACCGCCGTGATGACCTGGGAACTGGAGGACATCCAGCGTCAGCACCAGAACCGACTCGCGCGGCGCGTCCTTCAGGACGGGGGGCTCAGGGGCGGTGTGTCCGCCGCCACACGCAAGGACCGCCGACGCTGGCGGCGAGCCGGGCGTCAGGCGTGCCGACTGGCCCTGCTGGGCGAGATCGACCGCGCCGATGACCTCGACCCCCAGCCGCGCCGACTGGGGGTGGGCTGGCTCCTGTAAGCGCCCTAGGTTATGACCGCCCCGCCCGTTGCGCCCGCACGAACGCCAGGAACGCGTCGCGGTCCAGGGTGTTCACCACGTGCTGCGGGGTCAGGCCCGCCTTGCGGGCGACCATCACGCCGTAGCGGGCGTCTTTCAGTCCGCCCGGCACGTGCGCGTCGGTGTTGATGGCGAATTTCACGCGGTCCCGCCACGTCAGTGCCACGCGCCAGTCGAGGTCCAGGCGGTACGCGTTCGCGTTGATCTCGACGACCGTGTTGCGCTCGGCGCAGGCGGCCATCACGGCGTCCAGGTCCAGCGCGTAGCTGGGGCGGCGCAGCAGCAGGCGGCCCGTGGGGTGCCCCAGGATCGTCACGAGGGGATGCCGGGCGGCCTGCACGAGCCGCTCGGTCTGCCGCTCGGCGGGCAGCGTGAAGAGGCTGTGGACGCTGGCGACCACGTAATCCAGTTCCGCGAGCACCTCGTCCGGGTAGTCGAGGCTGCCGTCCTCAAGGATGTCCACCTCGGCGCCCGCCACGAGCGGCACGCCCGCCGATTGCAACTCGCGGATTTCCTTCAGTTGCGCCTGGAGGCGTTCGATGCTCAGGCCGTTCGCGTAGTGCGCGGCGCGCGAGTGATCCCCGGTGCCCAGGAAATCGTGCCCCAGCCGCACGGCCGCGGCCGCCATGTCCGCCACGGACGCCGCGCCGTCCGACCACGTCGAGTGCGTGTGCAGCATCCCACGCAGGTCCGCGACCGTCACGAGCTGATCCGGGTGGGGGAGGGCCTCCCACACGCCATCATGCTCCGGCTCGCGGTACTCGGCGGGGCGCAGGGGCAGGTCCAGGGCGCGCATCACGTCCGCCTCGGTGGGTGTGTCCAGCACCGCGCCCGCCCGGATCAGGCCGTGCCCGCTCAGGTCGAAGCCCCGCGCCGCCGCCTCGGCACGGAGGGCCTCGCGGTACGCCGTGCCGCCGCCCATCATCAGGTCCAGCGCGCCCCGCACGCCCTCACGCGGCGCGAACGCCACCTCGACCGGCACGCCATCCACGCGCCCGGCCAGCAGCGGTTTCTTCCCGACGCGTTCCAGGCCCTCCACCACGCCTGCCAGCCGCGTCGTCACGACCTCGGGGTCGGCGGTGACGGTCACGCGCGCCACCCGCACCGTGTCCAGTCCTCGGCGCACATCCCCCGCCACGCGCGCCTCCAGCCCATCCAGCACGTGGCACAATCCCTCGGCCACCACCGCCCCCGTGCTCAGGTGCTGCCGCTCCTGCGCGCTCAGCGCGAACTCCACCGCCGCCAGGAACGACGCCGCACTCTTCGCCCCGAACCCCTTCAGCGCCGCTACCCGCCCGTCCCGGCACGCCTCCCGCAGACCCTCCAGCGAATCGATCCCCGCGTCCCAGAGCGCCCGGATCTTCTTCGGCCCCAGCCCCCGCACCCGGAACAGACTCAGCACCCCCGCCGGAATCAGACTCGCGGCGTCCTCCAGCGGCCCGAACACCCCCGACTCCACGAACCCCACCAGATCCAGCGCAATCGCCTTCCCCACCTTCGGCACGCCCGCAAAGCCCCGCGCCACCAGGGCGTCCACCTCGTCCTGCACGCCCTCCAGGCTGCGCGCCGCACTCCGGAACGCCTGCGCCCGGAACGGATCATCCCCCACCCCCAGCAGATCCAGCAGATCCGCCGTCGTCTTCAGCACCCCCGCCAGGGACTTTTTCGTGACATCCATACGCCCAGAGTAGCGGGCGCGGGGTGCTGGCTCTGAGCCATGGGGAACACCCTCAGTGCGGTTCTGCTCAGAGCCCACAGCCCCCGCGTGGACCCCTCAGTCCGCTGCGCGGCCAGCTCCCCCCAGGGGGAGCCAGAGAGATAACGCTTTATCCGTGCCGGACGCGTCCCTGGTACGTGACGATCCGTCCGCCGACGTCGTGAATCTGCTTGATGGCGTCCGTGAAGCGGTGCCCGACTTCCTCCGGTTTGTGCGCGTCGCTGCCGAGGACGAAGGGGATGCCGCGTTCGGCGGCGGCGCGGGTCAGGTCCGGGGCGGGGTACGCTTCCGCGATGGGTTTGCGCCACCCGGCGGTGTTGAAGTCCAAACTCAGGCCGCGTTCGGCGATGACGTCCAGCGCGTGCAGCGCGGCGTACCCGTCGGGGTCGCGGTGCCCGAACTTCTTGGGCAGGTCCAGGTGCCCGACACTGTCGAACAGCCCGGATTTCGCGGCACCCTCGGCCAGCGCGTAGTAGTCGCGGTACAGGCCCGCGAGGTCGCGGCTGTCGTACTCCGCGACGAACTCCGGGTTGTCGAAGCCCCACGCGCCGATGTAATGCACGCTGCCGATCACGTAATCCCACGGGTGCGCGCCCAGCACCTCCTCCACGTACTTCTCGGTGCCGGGGTGGTAGTCGGCCTCCAGGCCCAGCCGGACCTCCAGCCGCCCCGCGAACTCGACCTGCACCTCCTGCACGTCCTGCACGTACTGCGCCAACTGATCGCGGCGCATCCGCCACGGCGCGTCGTACCACGCGGGCATCGGCATGTGATCCGTGAAACAGATGCCCGCCACCCCGGCGTCCAGCGCCGCCTGCGCGTACTCGCGCGGGGTGCCGGTGGCGTGCCCGCAGAGGGGCGTGTGCATGTGCGAATCGAACAGCGGAGCAGTCATGCCCACAGGGTACGGCAGGGGATGGTCAGCGGGCGTTGCGGGCCACGAAGCGGTACAGGAACTCCGTCGGCAGCAGCAGGAAGACCCCGGTGATCATCTGCGCGAGCTGGAACTCAAGGACATCATGAATGAGGAACGAGGAAGCGATCAGGAACAGCAGGGCAAGCTGCGTGAGACGCAGTGGCATCGTCCAGCGGCGGAGCGTTTCCCTGCTGCCCAACTGACCGAGGGTCCGTGCGAGGGGCCGGAACTCCCAGCAGGCCCACGCAAAGGTGGCACCGAGCAGTGTCACCGTGGCTGCCTCCACGAGACTCCCCCGCATCCCGAGAACCGCGCCCACGCAGGCGGCGATCACTCCCTCCAGCGTTCCCACCAACGCCCATACCGCGAGGGCCGGAGCGTGCGGGCCGGGGTCACCGTTCTGGACATCCCGGCTCCAGGCCGTCAGTCGGTGGGTGAGGATGATCAGCGGCACGCTGAACGATTTCGTTCCGCTTGCGAGCGACAGGAGCGTCAGGAGCGCCACGTACGTCCACAGTGCGGGAACCAGGAAAGGTGGACGGGTGGCGGCAGGCGCGGACGGGAGCACGGAGGCAGGATACGTGAGGGCGGCATCTCATGGTGACGCTGAGCCGCCACGTGGGGTGACGTCCTGCGGCCCAGTGGTGCCGGGCCTGCCCCCTGACCGGTCAGGTTGGCTGGCGGCTGGCGACGTTGAAGATCAGGGCGATGATCAGCAGGTCCAGCGCCCAGCTGACGGGGCGGCGCAGCCGGGGGTCGCGGCGGGCGCGCAGGAGTTGCACGCCCAGGCGTGCCAGCAGCAGCCCGCCGATCAGGTACGGGCTGGGGGCCGCGCCGCCCGTCAGGAGCGGCCACAGCAGCAGTCCGGCCAGCGCGGCAAGCAGCAGGAAGCTCAGGGCGGTCAGGGCGTCAGGGCGTGGGCGGTCCGGGCTGGTCTGGTCCGCGGTGGTCTGGTCCGGAGTGGGGTCGGGCGGGACGGTCACGCGGTGCATTCAAGCACGTCCCGCCCCGCCCGACCGTGTCGCGTCAGCGGTCTTCGCTGACGATGGTCTCTGTGGTGGGGGAGAGGACCAGCACGCTGTTCGGCGGGAGGTTCAGGCGCAGGTGGTGCGTCTGCCCGTGCCAGCCTTCGTCCTTCGCGTTCAGGTCGGGTTGCTGGGTGCCGAAGCCCCCGTACTCGCCGTCGTCGGTGGAGAGCAGCAGGCGGTACGCGCCGCCCTGCGGCACCCCGATGGGGTACAGGTCGCGGTACACCGGGGTGAGGTTCGCCACGACGACACTCCACGCGCCGCCCACCGGGTCGCGGCGGATGAAGGCGTACACGCTGTTCTCGACGTCGTCCGCGCTGAGCCACAGCATGCCTTCTTCCTTCGTGTCGGCCACGTGCCAGTCGGGGCGGGTGCGGTACAGGCCGTTCAGGCGCCGCACGAGGTTCAGCACGCCCCGGTGGTCCGGGTGGTCTGCCAGGTGCCACGGGAGGCTGACGTCGTGGTTCCATTCGGTGGGCTGCGCGAACTCCTGCCCCATGAACAGCAGTTTCTTGCCGGGCGTGGCCCACATCAGGGTCAGGAACGCGCGGTACCCGGCGCGCTGCGCGTACCAGTCGCCGGGCATCTTCATGACCATGCTCTTCTTCAGGTGCACGACCTCGTCGTGACTGATCGCCAGGACGTAGTTCTCGCTCGTGCGGTACACGTTGAAGAACGTCAGCGCGTGGTGGTGATGCTTGCGCCACAGCGGGTCCTGCTCGAAGTACCCGAGGTTGTCGTTCATCCAGCCCATCGCCCACTTGTAGTCGAAGCCCAGCCCGAAGGGGCTCGGGGTGGTCACGCCGGGGAACGAGGTGCTCTCCTCCGCGACGATCATGCAGCCTGGGGCCATGTGGTGCACGACCTCGTTCAGGCGCTTGAGGAACGCGATGGCCTCCAGGTTCTCGCGCCCGCCGTGCACGTTCGGGATCCACTCGGTGCGGGAGAAGTCGAGGTACAGCATGCTGGCGACGGCGTCCACGCGCAGGCCGTCCACGTGGAAGTCCTGCAGCCACTTCAGGGCCGAGCCGATCAGGAACATCACGACCTCGTTACGGCCGTAATCGAAGATGTACGTGTTCCAGTCCTGATGGAAGCCCTTGCGGGGGTCGGCGTACTCGAACAGCGGCGTACCGTCGAACTTCGCGAGGCCCGCACTGTCCGTCGGGAAGTGCCCCGGCACCCAGTCGAGAATCACGCCGATGCCCAGGCCGTGCAGATGGTTCACGAGGTACTTGAAGTCCTCGGGGCTGCCCATGCGGCTGGTCGGGGCGTAGTACCCGGTCACCTGATAGCCCCACGACCCGTCGAAGGGGTGCTCCATGACGCCCAGCAGTTCCACGTGCGTGTAGCCCATGAACTGCACGTACTCACCCAGCCGGTGCGCGAGGTCGCGGTAGTTCAGGAACCACCCGTCGTCCCGCCGCGCCCAGGACGGCAGATGCACCTCGTAGATGCTGACGGGCTGCTCGAAGCCCGCGTTGCGGTGCGCCATCCAGCCGTCGTCCGACCACGTGAACGGCTGGTCCCAGACGATGCTGGCGGTCGCGGGGCGCACCTCGAAGAACGACCCGTAGGGGTCCATCTTGTCCTCGGTGCGGCCGTCCGGGCCGGTCACGCGGAACTTGTACCGCTGCCCGTTGCGGGCCGCCGGGACGAACACGCCCCAGAACCCGAAGTCGAGGCGCTGCATGGCGTTGTCGAAGCCGTTGTACCCGTTGAAGTCCCCCACGACGCTGACGTGATGCGCGTTCGGGGCCCACACGCCGAAACGCACGCCCTCCACACCATCCTGCGTCACGACGTGCGCGCCAAGCAGATGGTCCGGCCGCACCAGGTCCGCCGTGACCAGCTTCTGAAGGTGCCCGTGATCCAGCGGAAGCGCTTCACTCATGAGGCGCAGTCTAGCCGCGCCCCCCACACCACACGGAGGGCCGGTCTGGAACATGAAGGAAACGCTCAGGGCAGAAACGCTCAGGGAAGCCCGTGCCGGTCAGGTGCGCCGTGATCGGCCGTCCGCGCCGCCTATGCTGCCCCCGTGACTGCTGCCGCACCCCCCGCGCAGACCTGGAGGTGCTGGGCGGCGCCCGCCCCGGCCCCCGACAGGCCCAGGTCGCCCTGGCCCTCCTGCGGGCCGCCTCGGCGTCCGGCACGCTCCTGAGCGCCTACGCGGACGACGCCCTGCTGCCCGGCGAGGCCCTGCGCAGGCTCGGTTGGCGGCGGGTCGGGCAGTTCACCGACTGGCGTGGACCCCTCCCCACCCCGGTCGCGCACGGGTCGGACGACACCGTGAGCCACGTCGCGCTGGACGCCTCGGGGCAGGGCGTCGGCATCTGCCGCGCGTGGTTGGACGGCGACACGCTGACCATCGGCAGCCCCGGTGTCCACCCGGCGTGGCGCCACACCACCCTGCGTCACGCCCTGCTGCGCGCCACATGCGACGCCGCCCGCGAACGCGGCGCCCGGGGGCTGATCATGCAGGCCTGGGGCGACACCCCCGCCGAAACCCAGGCTGACGCGGAACTGGGCCTGACCGCCGCGACCGTCACTCCCATCCACCTCTCCCGGTAAGCAGAGAGGCGGCCCGCGCATCGCGAACCGCCCCGCCCGAAGTCCACTCCGGTCAGACCTTGACGATCCAGCCCTCGGGCGCCTCGCGGTCGCCGTATTGGATGCCGACCAGTTCGTCGTACAGGCGGCGGGTGACCGGGCCGACCTCGGTCTCGCTGTGGAACACGTGGAAGGTGTCGCCGTGCTGGATGCCGCCGATGGGCGTGATGACGGCGGCCGTGCCGCACGCGCCCGCCTCGGCGTACTCGTCCAGGCGGTCGATGAACACGTCCCCCTCGACGACGTTCAGGCCCAGGCGGTGCTCGGCCAGATGCAGCAGGCTGTACTTCGTGATGCTGGGCAGGATGCTGGGCGATCTGGGCGTGATGAACGTCTGCCCGTCTTTGGTGATGGCGAAGAAGTTCGCCGCGCCAACCTCCTCGATCTTCGTGTGGGTCGCCGGGTCGAGGTAGATCGCGTCCGCGAACTTGCGGTCCTTGGCCTGCGCGCCGGGCATCAGGCTCGCGGCGTAGTTCCCACCGACCTTCGCCGCACCCGTGCCGTGCGGCGCGGCGCGGTCGTACTCGCTGGTCATGAAATTGTGCGGCGTCAGCCCACCCTTGAAGTACGCGCCCACGGGAATGCAGAACACGCCGAAGATGAATTCCGGGGCGCTGCGCACGCCGATGTTGTCCCCGACGCCGATCACGTAGGGGCGCAGGTACAGCGCGCCGCCGCTGCCGTAGGGGGGCATCCAGCGCTCGTTCGCCTGCACGACCTGACGGCACGCGTCGATGAACTGCTCGGTGCTGACCTCCGGCATCAGGAGGCGGCGGCAGCTGGCCTGCATGCGCGCCGCGTTCTGATCCGGGCGGAAGAGGTTGATGCTGCCGTCCGCCGCGCGGTACGCCTTCAGCCCCTCGAAGCACTGCTGACCGTAGTGCAGCGCCGTGCTGCCCTCGCTGATGTGCAGCACGTTGTCCAGCGTCAGCGTCCCGGCGTCCCACGCGCCGTCACGCCAGTGCGACAGGTAACGCTCGTCGGTGCGGACGTAACTGAATCCCAGCGTGTTCCAGTCGAGATCCACGGGCGGGCGGGCAGTCTGGGTGCTCATGACGCCCATTGTGGCGCACCCCGCCCATGGGGGGTCAAGACTCCCGGACGCGACCCCACGGCACCCCTACAGCTCCACCGGACCGTGCGGCGTGTCCAGGGTGGCGTGCAGTTCGACCTGCGGGGCCTCCACGACCTCCACCTCACCCTGGAAACGCAGGGCGTCCAGCGCCGCGCGCAGCCCGTCCGGTTCGGGCGAGCCCAGCCGCAGGCCCGCCAGGCGCACCCCCGAATCCGGCAGGCGCGTGGGCGGCGGCGGCGTCAACCAGTGAATCAGGGACGGCACCACCCCACCACCCGGCAGCGCGCCATCCGCCGGGACGGTCAGCACCCAGCGGTTCTCCCCGCGCGACAGCGGCAGCGCGTCCGGCCCGGTCGGAAGCTGCGGCACCTGCGCCACCCAGTGCACCAGCGCCGGACCGTGCGACAGCCGCTCCTGCATGCCCGGCGTGTCCAGCGCGAACCAGCGCGCCCGCGCGGGCGGCGGCGCGTCCGGATTCACGGCGATCACCTCCAGGTACGCGTCCGGCCCCAGCGACAGCAGCAGGTTATGCGTGCCGAACAGCTCGTGCTCGCCGCCGGGCTGGAGCGGCACGCGCAGGCGACCCTCCAGCCAGTCCCGCCCCTCCGGCAGCGAACGGGCCGCCACCACCAGATGATCCAGACGCGCCGACATACCCGCCAGCCTACCCGACGTCAGCGGCGACTCATGACACCGGAGGACTCCGTTTCACTTCCCTTCGGCTTCCACACAACCTTGTAATGGGCACTCGATGCTGACGCACTCCTCGACACGTAATGAAACACGTTCAGCGTGCCCAGGTCACCCGCCGCGCCCGTCACGTTCAGGTCGCCCCACATGGCGTAATTGGGAAGCGGCGGCGTGTACTGCACGAACATGTCCGCATTCCCCTTCACCGTTCCTTTCAGCGTGACCGCCTGACCGTCCAGCGTCCCACTACCGGACACGGTCACCTGCTGCGCGTCCACGTAAGTCGCTTGGAAGTTGAAATCCAGCGGCACCTCCGCTGCCTCCGACGACACCCGGACACTGCCCACCCAGTGACCCGAGAGCATCTGCGGGTCCTTGCTGACACTGATCGTCGGCGGCGTCTCCCCACACGCCGCCAGAAGCAAGCCCAGACCCGCCACCACCGTCATCACGCGTTTCATGAACTCTCAGCGTAGCGGGCCAGAGCCAGCCCGGCGTGCAGATGTGACCGGACCCTACCCTCCGCGTGGGCGGCTCATGCCGACCGGGTCGTTCAGGACGATCGCCGCCGCCTTCTCGCCGCTCTCCATCGCGCCCTGGATGCCGCTCATGGCGGTCGCCTCGCTGGCAATGATCACGCCCGGCAGGGGCGTCGCGTGACCGGGCAGCACGGCGGCGTACTCGGGCGGCTGCGGGTACTGCGCGTGCCGGATACGTTCCACGAGCAGCGTCCGCAACGCCTGCACCTGCGCCGGGGGGTACCAGCGGCCCAGTTCGCCGCGCACGCGGGCGTCCAGCGCGTCGTCGTCCATGTCCGGTTCGCCCAGGACCGTCACGGTCAGCAGGTGCCCGCCCGCCGGGGCGCGGCCCGGCACGGCGTTGCTGAGCCAGTGGGCATTGTTGATGAAGCCCTCCTCGGCGTTCAGCAGCAGGCGCGCCTCCCGGTCGATCTGCCCGGCACTGGCGTAGTGCAGGTACGTGCTGCTCACGCTGCCGCGCGCTGCGTCCGCGCCGGTCAGGCGGGCGGCGGTGCCCGGATCGGTCGCCACGATCACCTGCCGCGCCTCCAGGTCCCCCGCCGCCGAGTGCACCGTCACGTGCCCCGCGTGGGTGCTCAGGCGCTGCACCGGGACGTTCACGCTCACCTCCAGCCCCTCCGCCAGCTGCGCCGTCAACGCCCCCATGCCCCCACGGGGCAGCGCCGCGCCGCCGTCCATCAGCATCCGGAAGTAATACCGGAACAGCCGCGCACTCGTCCCCAGGCGGCGGTCCAGGAAGATCCCCCCGAAGAACGGCCGGAAGAACGCATCCAGCGCGCCCTCACTGAACCCCTGCCGCCGCAGGTAGGTTTCCGTGGACTCGTCCGGCCCGCGCAGCAACTCGAACGGCGCAGGCGCACGCAACCGCAGCGCCAGCGCCGCCACCCGCGCCTTATCCGCCACGCCCAGCGACCGCGCCGCCAGCGTCCCCGGCAACGCCGCCAGATCCCCGAACGGACTCCCCAGCACCTCCCGCCGCTCCCCCCGCACCACCACCGCACCCGGCGGGATCGCCACCAGATCCAGCGCCCCCAGGTTCACGTGCCGCCGCACCGCCGGATAAGCCGGGAACAACACCTGATACCCCGCGTCCAGCACGAACCCACCCACAGACCGCGACCGCACACGCCCCCCCACCTCCGGCGCGGCCTCCAGCACCCGCACCCGCTCCCCCGCCCGCGACAGCACCCGGGCCGCCGTCAGGCCCGCCAACCCCGCACCCACTACCACCACGTCATACATGCGCGCAGGCTAACAAGCCCCCACCCACCGCAACTGAATGAATGGACGGAAAGTGAAGGGGGGAGGGGGTTGTGGGAAGTGGGTTGTGGGGAGTGGGCTGGGTGGATTGGGGCGGGCGCGGCCCGCCACCCCCCACCCGGCCTCCCCCTCAAGGGGGGAGGAGAAAAGACAGAGTCGATCAGCTGTCCGCGCCGACCCACCCGGCCAGCCGCCGCAGACCACCCCGAGCCGTCGGACGCGCAGCGTCCGGGCCTTCCACCGTCCCGGCAGGATGGCGTCGAAGCCGGACCCGTCACCGCCCACCACACCTCCGCCGCATAAGTGAAAACTCTTGCCCAGTGCCAACGTAAGCCCCCCTGCCCTCTGCTGCGCAGCTCTGCGAGTCTGGGTAGGGGGTTGGGGGGTGGGTCACGCCGTTCAGCTCTCCGTGTCGGAGTCAGGCACGACCCGCGCGGGCGGCATGCCCTGCGTTTCGGACAGTTTGATCAGCCACGCGAACAGCTGGATGAACGCGAGGGCCAGGGCGGGAAGTCCGGCGAGCATCATGATCCAGCCGCTGAGCTGCTGGTTCTGGAGGGGCGTGTAGTTCCAGAGGCACAGGGCGTTCACGTAGGGGGTGTAGAGGACACGGGGGCTGTACAGCCAGACGCTGGCGACGCCCATCATGGGGAGGGCGGCGAGGAGGCCGAACCAGCCGCGTGAGCCGATATCGGCGGGTTGGACGGTGGGGAGGGGGCGGAGGATGACGCTCCAGACGAGCAGGCTGCTCAGGAGGTACAGGCCCGGCAGGAGGGGGGCGGCGGTGTTGCTGACGATGCTGGCGTTGAAGCCGGCGGGGACGTTCCAGTAGATGATGACGGCCGTCCAGAGGGCCAGGGCCACCCAGGGGTCGAGGAGGAGGTTGAGGACCCTCCCGAGGCCGCGCCGGGGGTCGGGGCGCAGGCGGGGCAGGCCGAGCACGAGGAGGGGTGGGACGACCTCGGCGAGGACCATGAGGCGGGTCATGTAGAGGGCCATGCTGCTCTGGGTGAGGGTCGCGGCGCGGCTCTGGGTGGTGATGAGCAGCAGGAGGACGCCGAGGGTGAACAGGGCAGCCTTCCAGGCGGGCCAGTCCTGCCCGCGTCCTTCACGGTGCGCGCGGAGGTAACCCCAGGCGTACGCGGCGGCGAGGAGCAGGGTGGGGATCAGGAAGAGGGGGTCGGGGCTGGGGCTCAGGAGGTCGGCCAGCGTGGGGTTGAGGGTGCTGGGCGTGGCGCTCATCGGGTCTCCATGACGTGTTGCAGGTCCGCCTGGACGCGGGCGACCTGGGGGAGCTGGGTGTAGTCCCACAGGACGCGCAGGTGGCCCTGAGCGTCGATGAGGTAGGTGGCAGTGGTGTGGTTGATCTGGTAGTCGGCGCCCTTCACGTCGGCCTTCTGGTAGCCGACGCCGTACGCCTGGGCGACCTTCGCCAGTTGCGGTTCGGGGATGTGCACGCCGACGCCTTCCTTCCCGAAGTAAGAGGCGTACTCGTTCAGGCGTCCCGGGGTGTCGCGGGCGGGGTCGACGCTGACGAGCAGGATGCGGAAGCGCGCCTTCTGATCAGCGGGAAGGGCGTCGCGGACCTTGTTCAGGTACGAGAGGGTCAGGGGGCAGATGCTGGCGCAGTGCGTGAACCCGAAGAACACGGCGGTGACCTGACCCTGCCCGGGCGTGAACGTGAAGGCGCGGGGCGGGGCGGTGGGGGTGTCGCTGACGGTGCCGGTGAAGCCCGTCGCGGCGGTGCCCTGCGGGTACGCGGTGCCGAAGAACGGGTAGGGGCTGCGCAGCCGCGCGGCGCCCCAGGCGCCCAGCAGCAGCAGGGTCACGGCGGCGACGGCCAGGATGGCGGACACGTACCAGGGCCGCGCGGGGGGCGCGCTGATCGTCTCGGGGCTGATCGACTCGGGGCTCATCGTCTTGGAGTTGGGGGCGGGTTCGCTGGTCATCGGGGGTTCACCGTCATGGTTTCGTCACGGGCGCCTGGATGGTCAGGGTGCGCCCCTCGGCGTCGGTCAGGGTGATGGGGATGGTCTGC
This region of Deinococcus sp. JMULE3 genomic DNA includes:
- a CDS encoding NAD(P)/FAD-dependent oxidoreductase yields the protein MYDVVVVGAGLAGLTAARVLSRAGERVRVLEAAPEVGGRVRSRSVGGFVLDAGYQVLFPAYPAVRRHVNLGALDLVAIPPGAVVVRGERREVLGSPFGDLAALPGTLAARSLGVADKARVAALALRLRAPAPFELLRGPDESTETYLRRQGFSEGALDAFFRPFFGGIFLDRRLGTSARLFRYYFRMLMDGGAALPRGGMGALTAQLAEGLEVSVNVPVQRLSTHAGHVTVHSAAGDLEARQVIVATDPGTAARLTGADAARGSVSSTYLHYASAGQIDREARLLLNAEEGFINNAHWLSNAVPGRAPAGGHLLTVTVLGEPDMDDDALDARVRGELGRWYPPAQVQALRTLLVERIRHAQYPQPPEYAAVLPGHATPLPGVIIASEATAMSGIQGAMESGEKAAAIVLNDPVGMSRPRGG
- a CDS encoding DNA polymerase/3'-5' exonuclease PolX, producing the protein MDVTKKSLAGVLKTTADLLDLLGVGDDPFRAQAFRSAARSLEGVQDEVDALVARGFAGVPKVGKAIALDLVGFVESGVFGPLEDAASLIPAGVLSLFRVRGLGPKKIRALWDAGIDSLEGLREACRDGRVAALKGFGAKSAASFLAAVEFALSAQERQHLSTGAVVAEGLCHVLDGLEARVAGDVRRGLDTVRVARVTVTADPEVVTTRLAGVVEGLERVGKKPLLAGRVDGVPVEVAFAPREGVRGALDLMMGGGTAYREALRAEAAARGFDLSGHGLIRAGAVLDTPTEADVMRALDLPLRPAEYREPEHDGVWEALPHPDQLVTVADLRGMLHTHSTWSDGAASVADMAAAAVRLGHDFLGTGDHSRAAHYANGLSIERLQAQLKEIRELQSAGVPLVAGAEVDILEDGSLDYPDEVLAELDYVVASVHSLFTLPAERQTERLVQAARHPLVTILGHPTGRLLLRRPSYALDLDAVMAACAERNTVVEINANAYRLDLDWRVALTWRDRVKFAINTDAHVPGGLKDARYGVMVARKAGLTPQHVVNTLDRDAFLAFVRAQRAGRS
- a CDS encoding branched-chain amino acid aminotransferase encodes the protein MSTQTARPPVDLDWNTLGFSYVRTDERYLSHWRDGAWDAGTLTLDNVLHISEGSTALHYGQQCFEGLKAYRAADGSINLFRPDQNAARMQASCRRLLMPEVSTEQFIDACRQVVQANERWMPPYGSGGALYLRPYVIGVGDNIGVRSAPEFIFGVFCIPVGAYFKGGLTPHNFMTSEYDRAAPHGTGAAKVGGNYAASLMPGAQAKDRKFADAIYLDPATHTKIEEVGAANFFAITKDGQTFITPRSPSILPSITKYSLLHLAEHRLGLNVVEGDVFIDRLDEYAEAGACGTAAVITPIGGIQHGDTFHVFHSETEVGPVTRRLYDELVGIQYGDREAPEGWIVKV
- a CDS encoding cytochrome c oxidase assembly protein; translated protein: MSATPSTLNPTLADLLSPSPDPLFLIPTLLLAAAYAWGYLRAHREGRGQDWPAWKAALFTLGVLLLLITTQSRAATLTQSSMALYMTRLMVLAEVVPPLLVLGLPRLRPDPRRGLGRVLNLLLDPWVALALWTAVIIYWNVPAGFNASIVSNTAAPLLPGLYLLSSLLVWSVILRPLPTVQPADIGSRGWFGLLAALPMMGVASVWLYSPRVLYTPYVNALCLWNYTPLQNQQLSGWIMMLAGLPALALAFIQLFAWLIKLSETQGMPPARVVPDSDTES
- a CDS encoding histidinol-phosphatase HisJ family protein codes for the protein MTAPLFDSHMHTPLCGHATGTPREYAQAALDAGVAGICFTDHMPMPAWYDAPWRMRRDQLAQYVQDVQEVQVEFAGRLEVRLGLEADYHPGTEKYVEEVLGAHPWDYVIGSVHYIGAWGFDNPEFVAEYDSRDLAGLYRDYYALAEGAAKSGLFDSVGHLDLPKKFGHRDPDGYAALHALDVIAERGLSLDFNTAGWRKPIAEAYPAPDLTRAAAERGIPFVLGSDAHKPEEVGHRFTDAIKQIHDVGGRIVTYQGRVRHG
- a CDS encoding 1,4-alpha-glucan branching enzyme, which produces MSEALPLDHGHLQKLVTADLVRPDHLLGAHVVTQDGVEGVRFGVWAPNAHHVSVVGDFNGYNGFDNAMQRLDFGFWGVFVPAARNGQRYKFRVTGPDGRTEDKMDPYGSFFEVRPATASIVWDQPFTWSDDGWMAHRNAGFEQPVSIYEVHLPSWARRDDGWFLNYRDLAHRLGEYVQFMGYTHVELLGVMEHPFDGSWGYQVTGYYAPTSRMGSPEDFKYLVNHLHGLGIGVILDWVPGHFPTDSAGLAKFDGTPLFEYADPRKGFHQDWNTYIFDYGRNEVVMFLIGSALKWLQDFHVDGLRVDAVASMLYLDFSRTEWIPNVHGGRENLEAIAFLKRLNEVVHHMAPGCMIVAEESTSFPGVTTPSPFGLGFDYKWAMGWMNDNLGYFEQDPLWRKHHHHALTFFNVYRTSENYVLAISHDEVVHLKKSMVMKMPGDWYAQRAGYRAFLTLMWATPGKKLLFMGQEFAQPTEWNHDVSLPWHLADHPDHRGVLNLVRRLNGLYRTRPDWHVADTKEEGMLWLSADDVENSVYAFIRRDPVGGAWSVVVANLTPVYRDLYPIGVPQGGAYRLLLSTDDGEYGGFGTQQPDLNAKDEGWHGQTHHLRLNLPPNSVLVLSPTTETIVSEDR
- a CDS encoding VOC family protein, which gives rise to MSARLDHLVVAARSLPEGRDWLEGRLRVPLQPGGEHELFGTHNLLLSLGPDAYLEVIAVNPDAPPPARARWFALDTPGMQERLSHGPALVHWVAQVPQLPTGPDALPLSRGENRWVLTVPADGALPGGGVVPSLIHWLTPPPPTRLPDSGVRLAGLRLGSPEPDGLRAALDALRFQGEVEVVEAPQVELHATLDTPHGPVEL